AGGCTGCAACCGCTTCGCTCGCGTCAGTCCATAAATTGTTACCGTCGAGGCGCACTCTGGCAAACTTGGCGAGGTGCTTCACCCGTTTCACATTTCGCCTTTGATTTGCCCCGACCTTGAGCTTAGCTGATCTCATCCCGGCAGCCTTAAATCGCCATGACTGAAGTTGAAATATCAACGGATTGTCACTGCCAGATACGGCCGTTACTTCCAGAGGGCGAGACAGTTTGCTGAGGCCTAGAAACGCTTCAATGCCTAGGCCTGCGCGACGGGCCATTAGGTCGATCATTGCCAGCTCAAACGCGCAAAACGCGCTGGGGTTCAGGTTAATGTCTGCCTCGTGCCTTTGACAAAGACGGCGTAGATCATCCAAGTTGCTAACAGTTTGACTCCATGGCCCAATACGCGCTTTCAGCCACGTCACGGCACTGGCCATGGTCTCGCCCGTTACGTATTCGCGTGGACATCCTTCACCGTAGCCGCAAAGCCCGTCTGCGTCGCGCAGGCGCACCACGACTGCCGAGGATACCTTGCGCCGCGCACTGGCATGTGAAAACGCGGTTTTGAATGGTATCTCAACCTGGATTACCTGTGCATCCATCTTAAGCCTCCACAAAAGCGGCAAAATCGAACGCACTCTCGCGACGGTATTGCAGGGTCATGACCTTAAACTGCGCTTCGCGTTGCCCCCGCGCAATGTGAAAATCCCGATAGCTCAGGGCTGTCTCTGGCTTCAGAAAATGAACCTTCAATGGGGCCAGTCGTCCTGTCTGACGCTTTGCGGCATATTCAATATTCATAGAGCATAAAAGCTGATCAATCCGCTGGGAAAGGTCCGCTTTCGAAAGCGGTACATCGCCATCCTCCTGGTGGACGTGCAGATAGGCCATATAACCAGCGGCCTCCTCATCGGCCAAAACCACATAGAAACGAATTTCGCCGGCGACCGCTTCCCCTAACCGTGCCATCGCTTCATTGACCTGCTGTTCACTAAGCTTCTCACCGGTAATGCTGGTGAACCCCTTGCCCTTTTGCTTGAAGCTCAAGGATACGGTTCGGCCAATCCGCGGCCCGGCCTGCAAGATATCGTTCATGACATACCGGTATAGTCCGTTCAGCGTCGTGACGATGACCTGATAATCTTTACCCTCGACCAATTCATGCACAAGCAGAGTGCTCCGTCTGCCTTCGTCCCATTCTGCTGATGGAATGAACTCAAAAAAGACGTCCTCCAACAACGGCAGGGCTAGATTGCGCGTCACATCTAAAACTGCGGTGCCCCGTAATTCGCTGGCGACATAGCCAGCCTCGATTAGGCGCGTATCCACATGTATGGCCCGACGCACGGCTTGGGCAGCTATTGCGCAACTGCCGCCTGTCCAGGTCACGACGCCTTTCAGGTTCGGCCACAAGTCATGGATCGAGGTCTGATCAATCTGAGATAAGTGATCCAGATGAGCGGCGCGCTTGGTGGCCGGGCTAATGGCTCGTTTGACCGCCCGGTATATTGCGGGGGGCAAGCTCTCAATTCCGTCAAGATGACCGCGCCGGACATCGACGATCATCTGCGCCCAATTTTGCTGAAAATAGTCGCGTAACCGCAAGAACGTGGATGGGTTTGCCGTGGAAACCGCCGTTAGGTTCTCATGCTTCAGCGCTAGATGCGCGACAATAGCGTATTTAAGTGCTGCATTATCGATTGAAAACACTTCAGCGGGCACAACATATTTTTGCCGGATG
The window above is part of the Asticcacaulis sp. MM231 genome. Proteins encoded here:
- a CDS encoding enolase C-terminal domain-like protein; this encodes MDAQVIQVEIPFKTAFSHASARRKVSSAVVVRLRDADGLCGYGEGCPREYVTGETMASAVTWLKARIGPWSQTVSNLDDLRRLCQRHEADINLNPSAFCAFELAMIDLMARRAGLGIEAFLGLSKLSRPLEVTAVSGSDNPLIFQLQSWRFKAAGMRSAKLKVGANQRRNVKRVKHLAKFARVRLDGNNLWTDASEAVAALKPLQANTWAVEEPIKARDFAGMGRIHNDTGLKVILDESLLNRYDLAAFLAVKPDPQAYIVNVRISKMGGLLRSLDLVRHLRELGFGLVLGSQVGETSCLTRAALALAPEMFPLLGFEGGYGRHLLVHDAFSPSLTFDSQAKLHLDHIPPQANGLGITPTKALAFSDGNQPR
- a CDS encoding GH3 auxin-responsive promoter family protein translates to MGWFSDIVFRLGLSYRGGKAYKALQRAAASPQAAQVHALKRILRANRGTAFAADHGFSGIRTIDDFRARVPLSTYEDLRPYIDRQIAGERAIVSEKPLMYARTSGTLSAPKLIPITPSALKRVVKVQAAMAYAYLQACDMYSGKILLLSGATHEDSLGDGTPIGSVTGLIYETMPKAIRQKYVVPAEVFSIDNAALKYAIVAHLALKHENLTAVSTANPSTFLRLRDYFQQNWAQMIVDVRRGHLDGIESLPPAIYRAVKRAISPATKRAAHLDHLSQIDQTSIHDLWPNLKGVVTWTGGSCAIAAQAVRRAIHVDTRLIEAGYVASELRGTAVLDVTRNLALPLLEDVFFEFIPSAEWDEGRRSTLLVHELVEGKDYQVIVTTLNGLYRYVMNDILQAGPRIGRTVSLSFKQKGKGFTSITGEKLSEQQVNEAMARLGEAVAGEIRFYVVLADEEAAGYMAYLHVHQEDGDVPLSKADLSQRIDQLLCSMNIEYAAKRQTGRLAPLKVHFLKPETALSYRDFHIARGQREAQFKVMTLQYRRESAFDFAAFVEA